CGCGCAGGGGCGCTTCGATGCTGCTCTCGGACAGATATTTCCCAGCCCTACATTGCCCGCGGTGCCCGCTTCCTACCTTGGCGTAATCGCTCCGCGTCGGCATCACGCTGCTTCTTTCTCGGTCTTTTGCTCGAAGCCGCCGGGCTAATCGCAGCGGCTGAGAGCGAGGAGGTCAGCCGCCTCCGCGCAGGTAAGGCCGTGCTCCCGCACGAGCAGGCGCGCGGCGTCCCGCAGTCGGTTTTCGCGCAACGCCCGCCGGATCTCCGGTGAAACGCTCGACCCCGCGATCAACAACGGTACCAACGACAGTCGTTTCATCTTCGCCATCCTTTAACACCGTCCTGGAACTGCGGGTGGGGGATTACAAGCATCGTGCCAGGGGCCGACGATGCGCGGCAGGCTCGGATTAAGGCTTGCTCGACGGGCACTTGCGGATTCAGGCCTGGCGAGGCCGCGGGTGCCGGCGAAGCGGCACCTGCCGATTTGTCGGCAAAGCGCCGAAATGGCGGCGCGCCGGCGCCGACCGGCGAGCGAGAACGATCAAGGCTGCCGACTGATACCCAGCTTGCGCATGCGCGACTGGAGCGTCGTGCGCTTCATGCCAAGCCGCGCAGCAGCCCCCGACAGGCCGCCGACCACCCAGTTGGTCTCCTGGAGCGCCCGCAGGATGTGGGCGCGCTCGGCGTCTTCCAGGGTGGCCGCTCCGTTGGCGACGGTCGGCGGCGCCGGCGGGGACGCCGCGCGGCTCTTTTGCCGCAGCTCCGCGAGCGGAACCTCAAGCTCAGGCCCGCGGGAGAGAATCACCGCGCGCTCGATGAAGTTCTCCAGCTCGCGCACGTTGCCGGGCCAGTGATACTCGGTGAGGGCGGCCATCGCCTTCGCCGGAACGGCCTCGATCGCCTTCTTCATCCGGCGCGCGTGCTGCTGGGCGAAGTAGCGCACGAGCAACGGAATGTCCTCGCGGCGCTCGCGCAAGGGCGGGACCATTAGCGGAAAGACGTTCAGCCGGTAGTAGAGGTCGCTGCGGAACTGGCCGGTCGCGACCTTCTGGGTCAGGTCGGCGTTGGTGGCGGCAACCACGCGCACGTCGACCCGGATGGTGCGTGCGCTGCCCAGCCGCTCGAATTCCTGTTCCTGGAGCACGCGCAGCAGCTTGGGCTGCAGCTCCAGCGGGATGTCGCCGACCTCGTCGAGGAAGAGCGTGCCGCGGTGTGCGAGCTCGAACCGGCCGATCCGTTGCGCGATGGCGCCGGTGAACGCCCCCTTCTCATGGCCGAACAGCTCGCTTTCGAGCAGCCCGGTGGGGATCGCCGCGCAGTTGACCTTCACCAGCGTCCGCTCGCGCCGGGCACTGAGGTTGTGGATCGCCCGGGCGATCAGCTCTTTCCCGGTGCCGGTCTCTCCCTGGATCAGCACCGTCGAATCGGTAGGCGCCACGGTGGCGATCGACTGCAGGATCCGCTTCAGCGCGGGGCTCTCGCCCACGATTTCCTCGAAGTGGTACTCGGTGCGAATCTCGTCCTGAAGGTAGAGCATCTCTTCGCTCAGCCGCCGGGCCCGATCGACGACTTGGCGAAACGCGAGGGAGTTCTCCACCGCGATGGCGATCTGATTGGCCACGTGACGCAGCAGCTCGGCATCCCGCTCCGGGAAACGGTCCTCCTTGAGGCTCGCCACCACCAGTGTCCCCAGCGGCCGGTTGTGGGCGATCAGCGGCAGGCACAGCGCCGAGCGCAGTCCCTCAGCGAGGATGCGGTGCGCGATGTCCGAGCCGAAT
The Candidatus Zixiibacteriota bacterium DNA segment above includes these coding regions:
- a CDS encoding sigma 54-interacting transcriptional regulator — protein: MKDLSVEQQAADLLHGRYRVLLEISEAIASHRDPERLLSDLAPRLHRVVQFDFANLILYEPARRTMRSHLLETPESVDPCPSGECPMETAGAWVWETQEPWVVSDMSAEERFPEVARWLHERGVLSLCVVPVTTALRKLGALAFGSSSGGAYSELDVVFLQQVARQVAVAVDNALNFAEAQSVQEQLKNERDRLSILLEVNNAVVSVLDLHELLSAVSRSLRRLVPHEYASLSLYDRETEHLLIHALDFPVSKGLLQEGLSVPVEGSPTGRALRSGHPVFITRDDIAQFGSDIAHRILAEGLRSALCLPLIAHNRPLGTLVVASLKEDRFPERDAELLRHVANQIAIAVENSLAFRQVVDRARRLSEEMLYLQDEIRTEYHFEEIVGESPALKRILQSIATVAPTDSTVLIQGETGTGKELIARAIHNLSARRERTLVKVNCAAIPTGLLESELFGHEKGAFTGAIAQRIGRFELAHRGTLFLDEVGDIPLELQPKLLRVLQEQEFERLGSARTIRVDVRVVAATNADLTQKVATGQFRSDLYYRLNVFPLMVPPLRERREDIPLLVRYFAQQHARRMKKAIEAVPAKAMAALTEYHWPGNVRELENFIERAVILSRGPELEVPLAELRQKSRAASPPAPPTVANGAATLEDAERAHILRALQETNWVVGGLSGAAARLGMKRTTLQSRMRKLGISRQP